One window of Cumulibacter soli genomic DNA carries:
- a CDS encoding ferredoxin — protein MKISCNYDRCTSNGLCEAAAPEYFEIQDNGDLDILREDVDPADMAEVQQAIDSCPTQALSLVE, from the coding sequence GTGAAAATCAGCTGTAACTACGACCGGTGCACCAGTAACGGACTATGCGAGGCGGCCGCTCCGGAGTACTTCGAGATCCAAGACAACGGCGATCTCGACATCCTGCGCGAGGACGTCGATCCCGCCGATATGGCTGAGGTTCAGCAGGCCATTGACAGCTGCCCCACCCAGGCCCTTTCCCTCGTCGAGTAA
- a CDS encoding SDR family NAD(P)-dependent oxidoreductase: MFPDTQEWSGLKIVITGSCGGLGTALRELLGGLGAQVVGIDVEGSGAHVEADLSDEIQAKRAVEDAAATLGGIDRLIGAAGVVDTIHRAERFSADAFRGDIEGNLMSQFFVAQAAYPHLKGTAGAAIAMVSSVAGLDGGLGQAAYATAKAGIVGLIRTLAAEWAADGIRVNGVAPHLFATPKVAALPAETTERLLSAMPMKRVGELREVAEPIAFLLSGSASYITGQVLRLDGGSGLATEGLYRGRPRTEQ, from the coding sequence GTGTTTCCCGATACGCAAGAGTGGTCCGGACTCAAGATCGTCATTACCGGATCCTGTGGTGGACTCGGCACGGCATTGCGCGAATTACTCGGTGGTTTAGGCGCCCAGGTCGTCGGAATCGACGTCGAAGGCAGCGGCGCACACGTCGAAGCCGATCTAAGCGACGAGATTCAGGCGAAGCGTGCCGTCGAGGACGCGGCCGCAACCCTTGGTGGCATCGATCGACTGATCGGAGCCGCCGGAGTCGTCGACACGATCCATCGCGCCGAGCGGTTCAGCGCGGATGCGTTTCGCGGTGATATCGAGGGCAATCTGATGTCGCAGTTCTTCGTTGCGCAGGCCGCGTACCCGCATCTGAAGGGAACGGCCGGAGCAGCGATCGCGATGGTCAGTTCGGTGGCGGGGCTGGACGGCGGACTCGGACAAGCGGCGTACGCCACGGCGAAGGCCGGCATTGTCGGACTCATCCGTACCCTCGCCGCAGAATGGGCCGCTGACGGCATCCGAGTCAACGGTGTCGCCCCGCACCTGTTCGCCACACCGAAGGTCGCAGCCCTGCCCGCAGAGACGACCGAGCGTTTGCTGAGCGCCATGCCGATGAAGCGGGTCGGCGAACTGCGTGAGGTCGCCGAACCGATCGCCTTCCTGCTATCGGGCAGCGCGTCCTATATCACCGGTCAGGTACTGCGCTTGGACGGCGGTAGTGGCCTGGCAACCGAAGGCCTCTACCGGGGCCGACCCCGCACTGAACAGTAA
- a CDS encoding LLM class flavin-dependent oxidoreductase, whose protein sequence is MRKPAITLIAVPGRRQQTIDVAVEADRQGFPGVWIPSPGEALGLSGSLAMATENIQIATSIQPIYLQNASGLASYSSYLNEVSGGRFVLGLGVSHEPAMDRVGVINRGKPLSDIRQYVTDLRAADPKPDDPALGLPPLMFAALRNKMIALSVELGVGTIFANISVNDAARAVAQIPAERREAGYQIANMIPTIIDDDKEAAANRHRASLQGYAMLPNYRNYWRQAGFEEEMDAFEAAIADQNPQRIPELMSDRWLSSVTLYGPAAEVRDKTQEWFDAGVNTPILVPGAVKGGHLGGARKILETFAD, encoded by the coding sequence ATGCGTAAACCCGCCATTACCCTTATCGCTGTGCCAGGCCGCCGCCAGCAGACCATTGACGTCGCTGTCGAGGCGGACCGTCAGGGTTTTCCCGGGGTGTGGATCCCGAGCCCGGGTGAGGCGCTCGGTCTGTCCGGCTCGCTGGCGATGGCGACCGAGAACATTCAGATCGCGACCTCGATCCAGCCGATCTACCTGCAGAACGCCTCGGGCCTGGCCAGTTACTCGTCGTACCTCAACGAGGTGTCCGGCGGACGATTCGTGCTGGGTCTCGGCGTGAGCCACGAGCCGGCTATGGACCGGGTCGGCGTCATCAACCGCGGCAAGCCGCTCAGCGATATTCGGCAGTACGTCACCGACCTTCGGGCTGCAGACCCGAAGCCCGACGACCCCGCCCTCGGCCTACCGCCGCTGATGTTCGCGGCGTTGCGCAACAAGATGATCGCGCTGAGCGTGGAACTCGGAGTCGGCACTATCTTCGCGAATATCAGCGTCAACGACGCCGCCCGCGCGGTCGCGCAGATCCCCGCCGAGCGCCGGGAGGCGGGATACCAGATCGCGAACATGATCCCGACGATCATTGATGACGACAAGGAAGCGGCGGCCAACCGTCACCGCGCATCGCTGCAGGGCTATGCGATGCTGCCGAACTACCGCAACTACTGGCGCCAGGCGGGCTTCGAGGAGGAAATGGACGCGTTCGAGGCCGCTATCGCCGATCAGAACCCGCAGCGCATACCGGAGTTGATGAGCGATCGGTGGCTGTCCTCTGTGACGCTGTACGGCCCCGCGGCCGAGGTCCGCGACAAGACTCAGGAATGGTTCGACGCCGGCGTGAACACGCCGATTCTCGTTCCGGGAGCCGTCAAAGGCGGCCACCTAGGCGGGGCACGAAAGATCCTCGAGACCTTCGCAGACTAA
- a CDS encoding YbfB/YjiJ family MFS transporter — protein sequence MNYRSPWPIILQVAAALAMAMGIGRFVYTPILPLMTESAGLSASGSALLATMNYIGYFLGAAAGIVWPRILHSALIMKVCLAVSVVAIAMMAIPGSIVLWSALRLVSGIASAIIFMAAVAGLNRFLGAARGHLSGWAMAGVGVGIAVSGALVLVVRSIGTWQTAWLTTGALAALLAAVAWRFVPEQPPQPATAGATEPRKRATASFSILTVSYTLEGVGYIIAGTFLVAAIDATAAAWVGSSAWILVGLASSVSVVIWLSLTRRFSRTTLMAAALTLQLVGVSLPAMTENAGAALVAAVLFGGTFVPIAILALSIGPDLPFPRAVPILTTAYSVGQILGPLVVAPLLRDGYHVALWVGAGCVLASLVFALVLRVRVPNPRTA from the coding sequence TTGAACTACCGCAGCCCGTGGCCGATCATCCTGCAGGTCGCCGCCGCCCTCGCGATGGCCATGGGTATCGGTCGGTTCGTCTACACGCCGATCCTGCCGTTGATGACCGAGTCGGCCGGGCTCAGCGCCAGCGGTTCAGCACTCCTGGCGACGATGAACTACATCGGTTACTTCCTCGGCGCCGCAGCCGGAATCGTCTGGCCCCGAATCTTGCACTCCGCGCTGATCATGAAGGTTTGCCTCGCGGTGAGCGTCGTCGCTATTGCGATGATGGCCATTCCGGGGTCGATAGTGCTATGGAGCGCGCTTCGGCTCGTTTCCGGAATCGCCAGCGCCATTATCTTCATGGCCGCGGTCGCCGGACTGAATCGATTCCTGGGTGCAGCTCGCGGGCACCTCAGCGGTTGGGCGATGGCAGGAGTCGGTGTCGGAATCGCGGTGAGCGGCGCACTGGTCCTGGTGGTGCGCTCGATTGGAACGTGGCAAACCGCCTGGCTGACGACGGGCGCACTCGCTGCGCTGCTGGCGGCCGTGGCATGGCGGTTCGTCCCTGAACAGCCGCCACAACCGGCGACAGCCGGCGCGACCGAGCCTCGAAAACGCGCTACGGCGTCGTTCTCGATCCTGACGGTCAGCTACACCCTCGAAGGCGTTGGCTACATCATCGCGGGAACGTTCCTCGTCGCGGCGATCGACGCCACAGCCGCCGCTTGGGTCGGTAGCAGTGCCTGGATCCTGGTGGGTCTCGCATCGTCGGTGAGCGTGGTGATCTGGCTATCACTCACCCGCCGATTCTCGCGAACCACGCTGATGGCCGCGGCGCTCACCCTCCAGCTCGTCGGCGTCTCGCTGCCCGCTATGACCGAGAATGCCGGTGCCGCACTAGTGGCCGCAGTGTTGTTCGGTGGCACCTTTGTGCCGATCGCAATCCTCGCCCTCAGCATCGGCCCCGACCTGCCGTTCCCCCGCGCCGTGCCCATCCTCACCACGGCGTACAGCGTCGGGCAGATCCTCGGACCGCTGGTGGTTGCGCCGCTACTGCGCGATGGCTACCACGTCGCGCTTTGGGTCGGCGCGGGGTGCGTACTGGCCTCACTGGTCTTTGCGCTGGTGCTGCGCGTTCGCGTTCCCAATCCGAGGACGGCGTAG
- a CDS encoding AMP-binding protein, translating to MDAKPQPLPEIVRDVARSDPMRTCLIEAGGRSATYTEVHKNALRWSRLLRDRGVARGDTVATMLPTSIAAIEIWLGIAWIGAIEVPINTAYRGRMLEHVLDDSATATVLATSDFAEVLREPLAQRESITTLVVAGGLDERTRSLENIDIVDGSQLPEPLADADLSALAMHELSCILYTSGTTGPSKGVMVPWAQMFATALGGAPGVDVGPDDVLYVPFPLFHVSGKNMIYLSSLAGGHSVLKAQFKTDEFWRDIRDYGCTITLLLGAMANFVYNQPELPDDADNPLQIVTMVPVIADVAAFKERFDVQVTTVFNMTETSCPLTSDGFDLGPAGSCGRPRAGYQVRLVDELDREVPPGVLGELVLRSDEPWTQMAGYWKRPEATVAAWGNQWLHTGDGFIRDENDNYFFVDRKKDAIRRRGENISSFEVEAQVNEHPAVLECAAVAVASEHSEDEVKIAVVLHEPGSLPAADLHAYLVERMPKFMVPRYIEFLDELPKTPTQKIRKVVLRTDGITVGTWDAAAN from the coding sequence ATGGACGCGAAACCCCAACCTCTGCCCGAGATCGTTCGAGACGTCGCGCGATCGGATCCGATGCGTACCTGTCTGATCGAAGCAGGTGGCCGGAGCGCGACGTACACCGAAGTGCACAAGAACGCCTTACGGTGGTCGCGGTTACTACGCGATCGGGGCGTTGCCCGTGGCGACACGGTCGCGACGATGTTGCCTACCTCGATCGCTGCAATCGAAATATGGCTGGGAATAGCCTGGATCGGCGCCATCGAGGTCCCGATCAATACCGCCTACCGCGGCCGGATGCTCGAGCACGTTCTGGACGACTCAGCGACAGCGACCGTCCTCGCCACGTCAGACTTCGCGGAGGTACTACGCGAACCGCTCGCGCAGCGCGAGTCGATCACCACGCTGGTAGTCGCCGGCGGGCTTGACGAGCGAACGCGCTCCCTGGAGAACATCGACATTGTCGACGGATCGCAGCTGCCCGAGCCGCTAGCCGACGCAGATCTGAGCGCGCTAGCGATGCATGAATTGAGCTGCATCCTCTACACCTCGGGAACCACCGGTCCATCGAAAGGCGTGATGGTCCCGTGGGCACAAATGTTCGCCACAGCCCTCGGCGGGGCACCGGGGGTCGATGTCGGACCGGATGACGTGCTGTACGTACCGTTCCCGTTGTTCCATGTCAGCGGCAAGAACATGATCTACCTGAGTTCACTCGCCGGCGGGCACTCGGTGCTCAAGGCGCAGTTCAAGACGGACGAGTTCTGGCGAGATATCCGTGATTACGGATGCACCATTACCTTGCTGCTCGGTGCGATGGCGAACTTCGTGTACAACCAGCCGGAGTTGCCCGACGATGCCGACAATCCGTTACAGATCGTCACGATGGTTCCGGTTATCGCCGATGTGGCCGCGTTCAAAGAGCGCTTTGACGTGCAGGTCACCACTGTCTTCAACATGACTGAGACGAGTTGCCCATTGACCTCTGACGGTTTCGATCTTGGACCGGCCGGAAGCTGTGGACGGCCGCGTGCGGGATACCAAGTGCGACTGGTTGATGAACTTGATCGGGAGGTCCCGCCCGGAGTGCTGGGCGAGTTGGTGCTGCGATCGGACGAGCCGTGGACGCAGATGGCCGGTTACTGGAAGAGGCCCGAGGCCACGGTCGCTGCCTGGGGTAATCAATGGCTGCACACCGGCGATGGATTCATCCGGGACGAGAATGACAACTACTTCTTCGTCGACCGGAAGAAAGACGCTATACGGCGCCGCGGTGAAAACATCTCCTCGTTCGAAGTCGAGGCGCAAGTCAATGAGCATCCGGCCGTGCTGGAGTGTGCAGCAGTAGCGGTGGCATCTGAACACAGCGAGGACGAGGTGAAGATCGCGGTGGTCTTGCATGAACCTGGCAGTTTGCCCGCCGCAGACCTGCACGCCTACCTCGTCGAGCGGATGCCGAAGTTCATGGTTCCGCGATATATCGAATTTCTGGACGAGTTGCCAAAGACGCCAACACAGAAGATTCGCAAAGTCGTGCTCCGTACTGACGGGATTACCGTCGGCACGTGGGATGCTGCGGCCAACTAG
- a CDS encoding SRPBCC family protein, with product MSIEQHVRTRTIAAAPEAIFAVLSDPAQHSRTEPTDWVRGALESNPDKLTRVGQMFGMEMFHVNAGRYEIDNKVIALEPNRTIAWQPGQTENGTWGSGGWWWRYDLEPVDGGTAVTLTYDWTDVPEAVRAEFGGFPAVPVEFIDESLKTLDAYVTG from the coding sequence ATGTCCATCGAACAGCACGTCCGCACCCGCACCATCGCCGCCGCACCAGAAGCGATCTTCGCCGTACTCAGCGATCCCGCACAGCACTCGCGCACCGAACCCACCGACTGGGTCCGCGGCGCACTCGAATCGAACCCCGACAAACTCACCCGCGTTGGCCAAATGTTCGGGATGGAGATGTTCCACGTAAACGCGGGTCGGTACGAAATCGACAACAAGGTGATCGCGCTCGAGCCCAACCGCACGATCGCTTGGCAGCCCGGCCAGACCGAGAACGGCACCTGGGGCAGCGGCGGTTGGTGGTGGCGTTACGATCTCGAACCAGTTGATGGCGGCACCGCTGTGACCTTGACGTACGACTGGACGGACGTGCCAGAGGCCGTTCGCGCCGAGTTCGGCGGATTTCCTGCCGTGCCGGTCGAGTTCATTGATGAGTCGTTGAAGACCCTCGACGCCTACGTCACTGGTTAG
- a CDS encoding cytochrome P450, with translation MTVVHIDALDAEVSIPSPTARPSTTDKDISSAAFWSIPFEERDTTFKWLRENAPVSWHQPFEGAYGPDVHFEQGFWAVVKAEDITYVSRNQELFSSDQQINNIMLRPRFPQAIGRPSFLEMDPPMHTQYRKVMSQAFTPKGVRRIDELINQRAAEIIDRVIGAGDIDFVEEVSAKLPMLTVADMVGVPESQVEAFAKAADGFVGANDPEVNGGRDPQEFVFEQIGIVTQIGLETMAYKREHPADDIATALVNAEHVFGRPLNEREVSAVMLLLAVAGNDTTKQTTTRTTMSLWENPDQRDWLMGDFEGRIMKSIDEFVRHGSPVIEFARTATQDVELRGQVIPKGDKVVIFYCSGNRDEEVFENPTRFDLQRPASGHVGFGGGGVHFCLGNGVAKAQLRAMFNQILTKLPKMTITGEPVLLQSEFINGVKHLPVHIP, from the coding sequence ATGACTGTTGTGCACATCGACGCACTGGATGCTGAAGTCAGCATTCCGAGCCCCACCGCCCGACCGAGCACCACCGACAAGGACATCTCCAGTGCCGCGTTCTGGTCGATACCGTTCGAGGAACGCGACACGACGTTCAAATGGCTGCGGGAGAACGCCCCGGTGTCGTGGCACCAGCCGTTCGAGGGCGCGTATGGCCCCGACGTCCACTTCGAGCAGGGGTTCTGGGCGGTCGTTAAAGCCGAAGACATCACCTACGTCAGCCGCAATCAGGAGTTGTTCAGCTCCGACCAGCAGATCAACAACATCATGCTGCGTCCGCGCTTCCCGCAGGCAATCGGGCGGCCCTCGTTCCTCGAGATGGACCCGCCGATGCACACGCAGTACCGCAAGGTGATGAGTCAGGCCTTCACCCCTAAGGGCGTACGGCGGATCGACGAGTTGATCAACCAGCGCGCTGCGGAGATCATCGACCGCGTCATCGGCGCCGGTGACATCGACTTCGTCGAGGAGGTATCCGCGAAGCTCCCCATGTTGACGGTCGCGGATATGGTCGGCGTACCAGAGAGTCAGGTCGAGGCGTTCGCCAAGGCCGCCGACGGCTTTGTCGGCGCAAATGATCCTGAGGTGAACGGCGGACGCGACCCGCAGGAGTTCGTTTTCGAGCAGATCGGGATCGTGACGCAGATCGGCCTGGAGACGATGGCCTACAAGCGGGAACACCCGGCCGACGACATCGCCACCGCGCTGGTCAACGCCGAACACGTCTTCGGTCGCCCGCTGAACGAGCGCGAGGTCTCCGCCGTCATGCTGCTGCTGGCCGTCGCGGGCAACGACACCACGAAGCAGACGACGACGCGTACCACGATGTCGCTGTGGGAGAACCCCGATCAGCGCGACTGGCTGATGGGGGATTTCGAGGGCCGGATCATGAAGTCGATCGACGAATTCGTGCGGCACGGCTCGCCGGTTATCGAGTTCGCACGCACCGCCACCCAGGACGTCGAACTACGCGGTCAGGTGATCCCCAAGGGCGACAAAGTCGTGATCTTCTACTGCTCGGGCAATCGGGATGAAGAGGTCTTCGAAAACCCGACGCGCTTTGATCTGCAGCGTCCAGCATCCGGACACGTCGGCTTCGGCGGCGGTGGGGTGCACTTCTGCCTCGGAAACGGCGTCGCGAAGGCGCAGTTGCGGGCTATGTTCAACCAGATCCTGACCAAACTGCCAAAGATGACTATCACCGGCGAACCGGTCCTACTGCAGAGCGAATTCATCAACGGGGTGAAGCACCTTCCGGTACATATCCCGTAG
- the helR gene encoding RNA polymerase recycling motor ATPase HelR, with translation MERSPLTQAPRPHQSRAFNIPENLQHKDVPDLIGVDEQHFAAIAASIDDQVATLTRRLDELRSTAARDGEAAMARDQQIRRILANLRTIRRYGFDLCLGRIVFDDGGVVLYVGRSGLSDRFGNQLLVDWRAPAAEPFFAATHADPMGVASRRRYRWNRGRVVDYWDEAFTDSAFAHTAALDDQSAFIATLGASRSPRMRDVLGTIQSDQNAIIRAGSRGALVVDGGPGTGKTVVALHRAAYLLYSDPRLGHHRGGVLVVGPHEPYLAYVSDVLPSLGEEGVQTCTLRQLVPEGEAAGIETDPQAAALKAQRTTADVVESALRFYEEPPTAPLEVDTAWATVRISPADWAEAFDAAEPGIPHNEARDVIWHALLQILLDKHDGDVSLEALRRDAAANEELTTIFNSSWPLLHASDVIADLWSVPAYLRRCAPWLTSAEVRALQRSDPYAWTEHDLPFLDAARQRLGDPDASKRKQHKDREEAARRAEMSYVIDDLIAADDSEMQVMSMLRRDDLGDALSDEAGMPRQPIDQLAGPFAHIIVDEAQELTDAQWQMLLRRCPSRSMTIVGDRAQARHGFTESWSERLGRVGISRPALAPLSVSYRTPTEVMDEAAPVIQAAIPDANVPMSVRTSGIGVRHAPISALPQILDEWLAEHSEGTACVIGDPSFQPTDRVSSLSPVEAKGLEFDLVLLAEPERFTGGITAAVDRYVAMTRATRELVILSGHPGSLTG, from the coding sequence ATGGAGCGATCACCTTTGACGCAGGCACCCCGACCACATCAGTCACGCGCCTTCAACATTCCGGAGAATCTCCAACACAAAGACGTCCCAGACCTAATCGGCGTCGATGAACAGCACTTTGCCGCGATCGCCGCAAGCATCGACGACCAGGTCGCCACGCTTACTCGCCGCCTCGACGAATTGCGTTCCACCGCAGCGCGCGACGGTGAGGCAGCCATGGCTCGCGATCAGCAGATTCGCCGTATATTGGCGAATCTGCGCACTATTCGCCGATATGGATTCGACCTCTGCCTCGGGCGCATCGTTTTCGATGACGGTGGCGTCGTCCTCTATGTCGGGCGTTCCGGATTGTCCGATCGATTCGGAAACCAGCTGCTGGTTGATTGGCGCGCCCCAGCGGCGGAGCCATTCTTCGCTGCCACCCACGCCGACCCCATGGGTGTGGCCAGTCGTCGCCGGTATCGCTGGAATCGCGGACGCGTCGTCGATTACTGGGATGAAGCCTTCACCGACTCGGCCTTCGCGCACACGGCCGCGCTCGATGATCAATCGGCGTTCATCGCGACGCTAGGCGCTAGCCGTTCACCGCGGATGCGCGACGTCCTCGGCACGATCCAGTCCGATCAGAATGCGATTATTCGGGCCGGATCCCGCGGCGCGCTGGTGGTGGACGGCGGCCCAGGAACCGGGAAGACCGTCGTTGCACTGCACCGCGCGGCCTACCTGCTGTATAGCGATCCGCGCCTGGGCCATCATCGCGGCGGCGTACTCGTGGTGGGCCCGCACGAGCCGTACTTGGCATACGTATCGGATGTACTTCCCAGTCTGGGCGAGGAAGGGGTTCAGACCTGCACCTTGCGTCAGCTCGTGCCGGAGGGCGAGGCCGCCGGCATTGAGACCGACCCGCAGGCTGCCGCACTGAAGGCGCAACGGACGACGGCGGACGTCGTCGAATCAGCGCTCAGGTTCTACGAGGAGCCGCCCACCGCGCCGCTGGAGGTCGACACCGCCTGGGCGACCGTACGAATATCGCCGGCCGATTGGGCGGAGGCATTCGACGCGGCCGAGCCGGGAATACCGCACAACGAGGCACGCGACGTGATCTGGCACGCGCTGCTGCAGATCCTGCTCGACAAGCACGACGGGGATGTCTCGCTCGAGGCACTACGCCGCGACGCTGCCGCCAACGAGGAGTTGACGACGATCTTCAACTCCTCCTGGCCGCTGCTGCACGCCAGCGATGTCATCGCCGACCTGTGGTCAGTTCCGGCGTACCTGCGTAGATGCGCGCCATGGCTAACGAGCGCTGAGGTTCGCGCGCTGCAGCGCAGTGATCCCTACGCGTGGACCGAGCATGATCTGCCGTTCCTGGACGCTGCCCGGCAACGGCTCGGCGATCCCGACGCGTCCAAGCGCAAGCAACATAAGGACCGTGAGGAGGCCGCGCGGCGCGCGGAAATGTCGTACGTGATCGACGATCTGATCGCCGCCGATGATTCCGAGATGCAGGTTATGTCGATGCTGCGGCGGGATGATCTCGGCGATGCGCTGAGTGACGAAGCGGGGATGCCGCGCCAGCCGATCGACCAACTCGCCGGGCCCTTCGCGCACATCATCGTCGATGAAGCGCAAGAACTGACCGACGCGCAGTGGCAGATGCTGCTGCGCCGATGCCCCTCGCGCAGCATGACGATCGTCGGCGATCGCGCGCAGGCTCGGCACGGATTCACTGAGTCCTGGTCCGAGCGGCTCGGGCGTGTCGGCATCTCACGTCCCGCCCTCGCGCCGCTGAGCGTTAGTTACCGAACGCCCACTGAGGTGATGGACGAAGCCGCCCCGGTGATCCAGGCCGCGATACCCGACGCGAACGTACCGATGTCGGTGCGCACCAGCGGCATCGGCGTACGGCATGCTCCCATCTCGGCGCTGCCTCAGATCCTGGACGAGTGGCTCGCCGAGCACAGCGAAGGGACGGCCTGCGTGATTGGAGATCCGTCGTTTCAGCCGACCGATCGGGTGAGCAGCCTCAGTCCCGTCGAGGCGAAAGGGCTGGAGTTTGACCTGGTCCTCCTCGCCGAACCCGAGCGGTTCACAGGGGGCATCACCGCAGCGGTGGATCGCTACGTAGCCATGACTCGCGCGACTCGAGAACTCGTCATTCTGAGCGGGCATCCCGGTTCGTTGACAGGGTGA